In the Sphingobacterium sp. PCS056 genome, TTTATTTTTGTGGCTTCGACCTTAATGCGTATTAAAGCAAAAATGCTTCTCCCAAGACCCGAATTGGACGATGATGAAAATGAAATTGATCCTAAAGAAGATCTGATTCAAAAATTGATTTTATACAAACAGTTTAAAGATACCTGTGAAGATTTAAAATTACTGGAAGATGAACGCTTCAAATTGTACAAAAGGGGAAATATTAATTATGATATTAAATTAGCAAGACCTGTAGTAAGTACTGGAGAAGAATTAAACAGTTTTGATTTATATAAATTGATGATGGTCTATGAACGTTTGATGTTTCAATATAAGAATAGACCTCAAGAGGTAAAGCATACCGTGATCAGACATCCTTATACCATAGAGCAACAGAAAAAAGCGATTGCTGATCTTATTGAAATAAACAACCAATTGGATTTTCAATATATTCTTAAAAATTCTGAAAATAAAGTACAATTCGTATACAACTTCTTAGCGATACTCGAAATGTTGCAACAGAAATTATTGCAGATTGAAGTCGGTCTTGGTTACAATGAGTTCAGTATCCGAAAACGAAATGAAGATGAATTTGATTTAATGGATCTTGAAGAAGAATTAGCCGTTTAATAAAAAAGCAGATCATGATGATCTGCTTTTTTATTAAAATCAATTTGATGATTAATCTTTAAATGCATTCCAACCTTGAGCGGTGATAGGATAAACTTTTCCAGATTTAGCAATCATTTGGCATCCTTCGCTCGGTTGTGTAATATGACCAATAATCGTAATATCCATAGATCCTTTTATTTTATCATAATCGGATTGTGGTATGGTAAATAACAATTCATAATCTTCACCTCCATTGAGTGCACAGACTGTTGGATCAAGTCCAAATTCTCGCGCTGTTTCGTAAGTCATCGAATCCAACGGTATTTTTTCTTCATACAATTTGCAACCTTTGTCCGAAGCCTCACAAATATGGATAATCTCGGAAGCTAAGCCATCCGATACATCGATCATCGCATTGGGCTTTACTCCAATCTCAGCAAGTAACTCAACAATATCTCTTCTAGCCTCAGGTTTCAGTTGACGTTCTACGATATAATCTTTGCCTTCCAAGTCAGGCTGTATATTAGGGTTCTCTAGGAAGATATTTTTTTCGCGCTCTAATAACTGCAGCCCTACATAAGCACCGCCCAGATCGCCTGAAACGCAGAGTAAATCTCCTTCTTGTGCTCCTGATCGATAAGCGATCTGATCTTCATCAGCAAAACCAATACTCGTTACAGAAATGACTAATCCTTGTACTGATGCAGAAGTATCTCCTCCGATCAGATCGACATTGTATTTTTTACAAGCAATCAATGCGCCCTGATAAATTTCTTCTACAGCTTCTAATGGGAATTTTGAAGATAGACCTATTGAAAATGTAATCTGTGAAGCCTTTCCATTCATGGCATAGATATCACTCAAATTGACTTGAACAGCTTTATAGCCTAAATGCTTTAAGGGTACATACCGTAAATCAAAATGGATCCCTTCCAATAGGAGATCTGTTGATATTAAAGTTTTCTTATTCGAAAAATCCAAAACAGCAGCATCATCTCCAATTCCTTTAACCGTACTTGGTTCATTGATCTCGACAGCTTTAGTTAAATAAGAAATCAAACCAAACTCACCCAATTCACCTAAATTTGTTCTCTCTGTATTATCAAATTCTAACATATCTGTCTTTTATTATAGTATTATAATCCCAATTGAGCTGATATTTCCAACATCCGCTCAATAGGGCGTTGTGCACGAGCAATCACGGATTCATCTAATGTGATTTCGGGGCTTTCATATTTTAAACAATTATAAAGCTTCTCCAGTGTATTTAACTTCATATGCGGACAATCGTTACAAGCGCAGGCGTTATTAGGAGGCGCAGGAATGAACGTTTTGGCTGGGCTAGCCTTTTGCATCTGATGGATAATTCCAGACTCTGTGGCGACGATATAGGTGTTAGCAGGATCATTGATTGTAAACTTCAACATGCCCGAGGTAGAACCTACATAATCGGCAGTCGCTAAAATATGATCTTCGCATTCTGGATGTGCTATGAATTTGGCTTCCGGATGCTCTGCTCTCAATCGATCTATTTTATCTTGAGAAAATATTTCATGTACCATACATGCTCCATTCCACAAAACAAGATCTCGACCTGTTTTCTTTTTGACATAGGCCCCAAGATTACGATCTGGACCAAAAATGATTTTTTGATCTAAAGGAAGGCTCTCTACAATTTCTACGGCATTACTGGAAGTACATACAATATCTGAAAGTGCTTTCAATTCAGCTGTACAGTTGACGTAAGTAATGACCAGATGATCGGGATACTGTTCTTTAAATTTAGCGAACAGATGCGGCGGACACGAATCGGATAATGAACATCCAGCTTTTGCATCGGGCAGCAATACTTTTTTTGTTGGAGAAAGTATCTTCGCTGTTTCAGCCATAAAATGTACACCGGCAAAAACAATCACATCGGCATCAGTTTTTGCAGCCTCTTGTGATAGACCAAGACTGTCGCCAATGTAATCAGCAATATCCTGTATCTCTGCTTCCTGATAATAATGTGCTAATATAACGGCGTTTTTTTCTTTTTTGAGACGCTTGATCTCTTGTATTAGATCTAAGCTAGGATCAATGGGAGCATCAATATACCCCTTAGCCTCCATATCGTAATTTACTAAATCCATTAATTCTTCTTCTTAATTTGATTTACACTACAAAATTAAGAATACTTATTCAATAAATCTTTGTATTCAAAAATGATGTTTATAAATCCGATCGTAACTTACTGATAGTTAAAAATAGTATATTCATATTCAGCTAATTAACACACTTATCAACATTTCAATAAGCCCATATTTTACTCTATGTTAATAAGTTCCAATTTTTGGTCTAAAACAACTCTATAAATATTTGATTATTAATCAATTAACATAGTTACCAACATTTCGTAAAAGGTGAAATTTAATACTGTTTAAAGCTGTTAAAACAAGCTATTAATAGTCGACGACAGTTAAATATTTAAGACAGTTATCCACATCATTTAAAATATCGAATTGTAAAGGCGTCAAATTTGAATTTAAAGGCTCTTAGAATTGAATATTTGGAAATTATAGTTTATGATTTTCAAATAATGAAGTATAAATCGTTGTTAACAACAGATCCGCACCTATAGAAAGTAGCGAGGATATCAAAGAGTAAGTGATCAGGGGCTATAAATTTTAATTTTTAAAAATTATATATCCAAATCAATAGCACAAAGCTAAACTATTTTGATGCGATACAAATAAATTATTCGAAAAGTTATGCACAAAACTTTCAAATATTTAAATGTAAGCGACTTAAATTTTGATATAAACGCCCTATAAAGTCTTTAAAAATTTAAAAAATGAACAAAAGTTAGAAAACAGTATTCTAATCGAACTTAAATTTAAAATTTTAAAGCTTGAAGTAAATTATGAAGGATTGATAAATTAAAAAATATAAACCAAAAGTTTGATTTCAACAAGGATAAAAGAGGCTTGAAATGAATGTTGAAAATGGTAACCAGGAGAGTATGCTTGATTTAAAAAATGATTTAAGCTGTCTAAGAATCTCATTACTGAAAAATGGAAATTCAAAAATTCATTTATCGCACTCTAATGGCTTCAAAAATGAATATTAAGGGCATTGACAATTCAATAAATCTAATATTTTTATAAAAAAAAACAGCTATTCAATTGTAAAGAGGTTTATTTTAACAGATTGATTCTATTAAAATCATATCCGAAAAATTCAATTTTTTAAATAAACTGGATTAGAATGGGCTAAAAAAATTTGAAAATAAATTTTCGAAAATAATGCATTTTCAAACGCTTTATTTTCAAAAATTGACGTCTGAGTAAAACATAGAAAAAAGCATTTAAAAATTAAAGACTTCAACATCATAATATTTGAAATTGAAATTTTAAAAAAGCTAAATATCGCATTCTAAACGCGTCAAATAGCGATATAAGCTGTTTACAGCTGTATTATTTCTTGTAAAAAATTCAAAATTTTAATTTATCGCATTCTAAAAGGGTTTAAAGTAATATTTGTCAAAAATAAAGCCTCTGAGAATTGAATATTTGATTTTTGTTTCAATACTCAACCAACAATCAAATTCTCATAGCCTCAAATTCAACTTGACAAAACTAAACAAAGAAAATCAAACGTATTCCACATTCTCTTTTTTTAATAAATAATAATCTTTTTTATATAAAAAGGTCTTATTGTTTATTAGTGTGTGGAAAATGGGGATAAAACAGTGAATTTTTATTTTGATATGAAGATTTTATAAAGTTATTAACAATTTATTCACATTAAATTCATTTTAAACGTCTGATTTTTAATACTGTGATTTTTCACTGATTTTATTTTCAATAAAAAAATGTGAATTGTTTGTGTGTTAATTTATGTTGATAAAGGGACGATTTTGTGCTAATAACTTTTAGAAATTTTGTTAGAAATAGGAGATATCAACATTAAAAAAAAAGTTATCATTTTTATTTAACCTTTTATTTACACGTTTTCCACATTTTTTGTTAATTTGAATAGTCAAAATGTGCTGGTCACATGCTAATTTTATTTTATGTCAGAAAGAAAGGTAGATTTCCTTGTAATTGGGTCTGGAATCGCGGGTTTAAGTTTTGCTTTAAAAGCGGCCGATCATGGTAAAGTATTGATTGTCACGAAGTCCAACGAGGATGAATCAAATACAAAATATGCGCAAGGAGGAGTAGCGGCAGTTGTGGATAAGTCTGATAGCTTTGAACAGCATATTGTTGATACTCAGATAGCTGGAGATGGATTATGTGATGTTGAAATTGTGGAAAACGTAGTTCGCGAAGCTCCGGAGCGTATCAATGAATTGATTTCCTATGGAACATCATTTGATAAATCCGATGCCGGAGTTTATGATCTGGCAAAGGAGGGAGGGCACTCAGCTCATCGTATTTTGCATTATAAAGATATTACTGGATATGAGATAGAGCGATCTTTATTGCAGAAAATTCATGAGCATCCAAATATTGAAATGCTAACCCATTATTTTGCTATCGACCTGATCACACAACATCATTTGGGCGAATTTGTAGATAAACAAAGAGAAGATATCAAATGTTATGGGATCTATGCCTTCAACACCAATACGCACCAAGTCGATAAGATATTAAGCAAAATTACGGTGATGGCGTCGGGTGGTGCTGGACATATTTATGCGAGTACGACTAATCCAACCATAGCAACAGGCGATGGAATTGCCATGGTATATCGAGCAAAAGGGAAGGTGCGAAATATGGAATTTATGCAGTTTCATCCTACATCTTTATATAATCCAAGTGACTCACCTGCCTTTTTGGTTTCGGAAGCTGTTCGTGGTTTTGGTGGCATTTTAAGGCGTGTGAATGGTGAAGATTTTATGAAAGAATATGATGAGCGAGCATCACTAGCACCGCGGGATATAGTGGCACGAGCGATCGATTCGGAGATGAAAAAATCGGGTATTGACTACGTTTATCTGGATATTACGCATCGAGAAAAGGCTGATATTATCAAGCATTTTCCAAATATTTACGAAAAATGTCTATCAATTGGTCTGGATATGAGTAAAGATTTTATTCCCGTCACACCTGCTGCTCACTATTTATGTGGTGGTATATATGTGGATGACTATGGTAGGAGCAGCATTAGCAATCTGTATGCTTGTGGTGAATGTTCGTCTACAGGTCTACATGGTGCAAATCGCTTAGCATCCAATTCACTCCTAGAAGCTTTGGTATATGCACATCGTATTTATTTGGATTCGTCCAAATCGGTATCCGACGCGGAGTATGCGGTGGGTGTACCAGAGTGGGATGATTCAAAAGCAAAGCTGTCTAATGAAGATATTTTGGTTACACATAACTTGAGAGAATGTCAAAAAGTGATGAGTGATTATGTGGGAATTGTGCGTTCGGATTTCAGATTAGAACGGGCACTCAATCGATTGCATTTATTGTATGGTGAGACAGAAGATTTTTATAGACATACGAAATTGTCGGTTAAATTATGTGAATTGAGGAATGTGATACAGGTCGCTTTTATTGTTACCAAGTCTGCCTTACTGCGAAAAGAAAGTAGGGGACTTCATTTTACTACTGACTATCCGCATCATGCAGATACATTAAAAGATACTATATTTTAGAAAGATTATGGCCTGTATATTACCAGTTAAGGGAATAAGTCCCAAGTATAAAGATAATTGCTTCATCGCGCCCAATTGTACGATTGTTGGTGATGTGGAATTAGGTGAACATTGTTCGGTATGGTTTAATGCGGTGATCAGAGGTGATGTCAATTTTATTCGTATTGGTGATTATACCAATATACAGGATGGAGTTGTTATACATTGTACTTATCAAAAGGCTGGTACCACGATAGGTAGTTATGTCAATATTGGCCATCAAGCCATGGTACATGGCTGTATCGTACATGATCATGTACTGATCGGTATGGGGGCAATTGTAATGGATAATGCCGTAGTGGAGAGTCACGTAATTATTGCCGCTGGTGCAGTTGTTTTGGAAAATACAGTATGCGAATCTGGTTACTTGTATGCGGGGGTACCTGCTAAAAAAATAAAAGCGATAACTGAAGAACAAAGGTCGATGTTACAACAGTTACCGCATAATTACGTTTTGTATAGTTCCTGGTTTGACTAATTCATATCATTCAGTTCTTGTAAACTGAATGATTCGTTTTGTTCCCAGTTTGCTCGTATAGTAAAGGTTTTGTTGAGATAAACAAGGGGTTCTGGTTGGGTCAATTTATACACTTCTCCAGGATCCCAGATACCATTTTTATTATCATCACGAATGACTCTTATCGTATATTTTCCTCCGGGAAACTCTTTGTAACCTAATTTTCCGGTGGCATTATTTAATATATCTCGTCGATATACTTTCTCCTTCTTTTCATCTATGAGTTCCACAATGTATTGTTTTGTGCTATCTATGGATGTAAAAGTAAACGTGATGTCACCATAATTATCGCTATCATCATAGGTGAGGGATAGCTTATGTTCCTTATTTTTTTCGCCAAAATAACCTTGCATAGCACCTTCTTCCAATACGATCTGATAGTTCTTTTGCTTCCTCCAATTGTATCGAATATGATAAAGGTTGGCTACTGTACTATCCAATTGAAGTTGAAAATTAGTCTTTGCTATGCTGTCTTCCGTTAACTTAATTTTACTCTTGTCAATGGTTTTAATAGGTGTAAGCGATGACAATGTTAGGTGTTTGACACGGTCTACTTTTCCTGTTGAAGGCGATGTAATGGGTACAATTGACCGATCTAATTTGAGGTTGGTTTTCTTTATTAATATGGTATCAAGTACTGAATTGTTTTCTGATAGTACAAATTTAAGCGAATCTTTCTCTAGATTATTGATGTAAATATAAGCCGAATCTTGCATATTCGAATATTTTACAATCTTAGTTTTATCATTTTCATCATCGTTCAGTAGCGTCAGTTCGGGCTGTTTGATGCCTCTATTAAATGCTAAATGTATGCGCCCTGTATTCTCAATTTTTTTATCGAGTACTCTAAATTTTGTAGGAGTTCCTTTGGATATTTGAAGATTGATATTGGTCAGGTCTTTGTCCAGTACGATCGAATCCTTTAAAAATCCAATTAATTCATCTGGATTATTGTAGATCCGGTCATTATTGGTTTCTTTTAAAGCATAGATCCGGTACGTGTTTG is a window encoding:
- a CDS encoding gamma carbonic anhydrase family protein, with translation MACILPVKGISPKYKDNCFIAPNCTIVGDVELGEHCSVWFNAVIRGDVNFIRIGDYTNIQDGVVIHCTYQKAGTTIGSYVNIGHQAMVHGCIVHDHVLIGMGAIVMDNAVVESHVIIAAGAVVLENTVCESGYLYAGVPAKKIKAITEEQRSMLQQLPHNYVLYSSWFD
- the nadB gene encoding L-aspartate oxidase, translated to MSERKVDFLVIGSGIAGLSFALKAADHGKVLIVTKSNEDESNTKYAQGGVAAVVDKSDSFEQHIVDTQIAGDGLCDVEIVENVVREAPERINELISYGTSFDKSDAGVYDLAKEGGHSAHRILHYKDITGYEIERSLLQKIHEHPNIEMLTHYFAIDLITQHHLGEFVDKQREDIKCYGIYAFNTNTHQVDKILSKITVMASGGAGHIYASTTNPTIATGDGIAMVYRAKGKVRNMEFMQFHPTSLYNPSDSPAFLVSEAVRGFGGILRRVNGEDFMKEYDERASLAPRDIVARAIDSEMKKSGIDYVYLDITHREKADIIKHFPNIYEKCLSIGLDMSKDFIPVTPAAHYLCGGIYVDDYGRSSISNLYACGECSSTGLHGANRLASNSLLEALVYAHRIYLDSSKSVSDAEYAVGVPEWDDSKAKLSNEDILVTHNLRECQKVMSDYVGIVRSDFRLERALNRLHLLYGETEDFYRHTKLSVKLCELRNVIQVAFIVTKSALLRKESRGLHFTTDYPHHADTLKDTIF
- a CDS encoding Ig-like domain-containing domain; amino-acid sequence: MLLSLFSSLILLTVQCASIKQPTGGPKDSIAPVVLNESPANFSKNFKERKISITLDEYIKLNNQQKEISISPDMDRPPQFKVKKKILEITLPDSLEQNTTYTINFGKGLVDYNASNPIINYSYVFATGDQIDSLSISGNVTNALTKEKEKEVRVLLIPISQDSIFGKKKANIFAQTDTVGNFKISNLRANTYRIYALKETNNDRIYNNPDELIGFLKDSIVLDKDLTNINLQISKGTPTKFRVLDKKIENTGRIHLAFNRGIKQPELTLLNDDENDKTKIVKYSNMQDSAYIYINNLEKDSLKFVLSENNSVLDTILIKKTNLKLDRSIVPITSPSTGKVDRVKHLTLSSLTPIKTIDKSKIKLTEDSIAKTNFQLQLDSTVANLYHIRYNWRKQKNYQIVLEEGAMQGYFGEKNKEHKLSLTYDDSDNYGDITFTFTSIDSTKQYIVELIDEKKEKVYRRDILNNATGKLGYKEFPGGKYTIRVIRDDNKNGIWDPGEVYKLTQPEPLVYLNKTFTIRANWEQNESFSLQELNDMN
- the thiL gene encoding thiamine-phosphate kinase, translating into MLEFDNTERTNLGELGEFGLISYLTKAVEINEPSTVKGIGDDAAVLDFSNKKTLISTDLLLEGIHFDLRYVPLKHLGYKAVQVNLSDIYAMNGKASQITFSIGLSSKFPLEAVEEIYQGALIACKKYNVDLIGGDTSASVQGLVISVTSIGFADEDQIAYRSGAQEGDLLCVSGDLGGAYVGLQLLEREKNIFLENPNIQPDLEGKDYIVERQLKPEARRDIVELLAEIGVKPNAMIDVSDGLASEIIHICEASDKGCKLYEEKIPLDSMTYETAREFGLDPTVCALNGGEDYELLFTIPQSDYDKIKGSMDITIIGHITQPSEGCQMIAKSGKVYPITAQGWNAFKD
- a CDS encoding segregation and condensation protein A — its product is MQVEEGYEIKLPQFEGPFDLLLFFIERDELNIHEIPISKITDDFLSYVNQLQALDMEMASEFIFVASTLMRIKAKMLLPRPELDDDENEIDPKEDLIQKLILYKQFKDTCEDLKLLEDERFKLYKRGNINYDIKLARPVVSTGEELNSFDLYKLMMVYERLMFQYKNRPQEVKHTVIRHPYTIEQQKKAIADLIEINNQLDFQYILKNSENKVQFVYNFLAILEMLQQKLLQIEVGLGYNEFSIRKRNEDEFDLMDLEEELAV
- the nadA gene encoding quinolinate synthase NadA, producing MDLVNYDMEAKGYIDAPIDPSLDLIQEIKRLKKEKNAVILAHYYQEAEIQDIADYIGDSLGLSQEAAKTDADVIVFAGVHFMAETAKILSPTKKVLLPDAKAGCSLSDSCPPHLFAKFKEQYPDHLVITYVNCTAELKALSDIVCTSSNAVEIVESLPLDQKIIFGPDRNLGAYVKKKTGRDLVLWNGACMVHEIFSQDKIDRLRAEHPEAKFIAHPECEDHILATADYVGSTSGMLKFTINDPANTYIVATESGIIHQMQKASPAKTFIPAPPNNACACNDCPHMKLNTLEKLYNCLKYESPEITLDESVIARAQRPIERMLEISAQLGL